Proteins from a genomic interval of Oncorhynchus mykiss isolate Arlee chromosome 21, USDA_OmykA_1.1, whole genome shotgun sequence:
- the LOC110500062 gene encoding bcl-2-like protein 13, with product MMDPEDTKSLDSSYGVVHLAEERSENHSSISDMVHLEREEKILAEEEEDGSLGEEEELQACVMSVLGGGGDMSEFREEELDTQELLPSSEVSADHQETMDLIMSVAEELFVQEEPVEVSHATTASMPMPVWKLEPPSASSTPVPSIPTLAELHSELQYSMQEQLHPPPVLGPGAPQPPDQSQTNSQPESLASLHTAQETQEIPPVTQEVPPEKTEAELATSLHATELPVLLCGGAAMVAIVGVLAYGAVAYCRK from the coding sequence ATGATGGACCCCGAGGACACCAAGAGCCTGGACAGCAGCTACGGAGTGGTCCACCTAGCCGAGGAGCGCAGCGAGAACCACTCCTCCATCTCCGACATGGTCCACCTAGAGCGGGAGGAGAAGATACttgcggaggaggaggaggacgggagcctgggggaagaggaggagctgCAGGCCTGTGTGATGAGTGTGCttgggggaggaggagacatgTCTGAGTTCAGGGAAGAGGAGCTGGATACCCAGGAATTATTACCTTCATCTGAGGTGTCAGCTGACCACCAAGAGACTATGGATTTAATTATGTCTGTGGCTGAGGAGCTATTTGTCCAGGAGGAGCCTGTTGAAGTATCCCACGCCACCACTGCCTCTATGCCCATGCCAGTTTGGAAGCTAGAGCCCCCCTCTGCCTCCTCTACTCCTGTCCCCTCAATACCTACACTAGCTGAGTTACATTCAGAGCTCCAATACTCTATGCAGGAGCAGCTCCACCCTCCCCCGGTCCTAGGACCAGGAGCACCACAGCCACCAGACCAGAGCCAAACTAACAGCCAACCAGAGTCCTTGGCCTCTCTCCACACTGCCCAGGAGACACAGGAAATCCCACCAGTGACACAGGAGgttccaccagaaaagacagaggCTGAGCTTGCTACATCGCTCCATGCCACTGAGCTACCTGTGCTGCTGTGTGGGGGCGCTGCAATGGTGGCTATTGTGGGAGTATTAGCTTATGGGGCTGTGGCTTACTGCAGAAAGTAG
- the LOC110500067 gene encoding V-type proton ATPase subunit E 1, whose amino-acid sequence MALSDADVQKQIKHMMAFIEQEANEKAEEIDAKAEEEFNIEKGRLVQTQRLKIMEYYEKKEKQIEQQKKIQMSNLMNQARLKVLKARDDMISEMLSEARQRLANVAKDPARYPALMDGLVLQGFYQLLETKVTIRCRKQDLQVLQAAIQKTIPVYKAAVKNNIEVRIDQDNFLSPDISGGIEIYNADGKIKVSNTLESRLDLMAQQMMPEIRVALFGQNQNRKFLD is encoded by the exons ATGGCGCTCAGCGATGCCGACGTTCAGAAGCAG ATCAAACACATGATGGCCTTCATTGAGCAGGAGGCCAATGAGAAGGCAGAGGAAATTGATGCCAAG GCGGAAGAGGAGTTCAACATTGAGAAGGGCCGTCTGGTGCAGACCCAGAGGTTGAAGATCATGGAGTATTACGAGAAGAAAGAGAAGCAGATCGAGCAGCAGAAGAAAAT TCAAATGTCTAACCTGATGAACCAGGCTCGTCTGAAGGTGTTAAAGGCTCGCGACGACATGATTTCA GAAATGTTGAGCGAGGCGCGTCAACGGCTGGCCAACGTAGCCAAGGACCCAGCCAGGTACCCAGCACTGATGGACGGGCTGGTTCTGCAG GGTTTCTATCAGCTTCTTGAGACCAAAGTGACCATCCGCTGTCGTAAACAGGACCTGCAGGTGCTTCAG GCGGCTATCCAGAAGACCATTCCCGTCTATAAAGCAGCAGTGAAGAACAATATTGAGGTTCGCATCGACCAGGACAACTTCCTGTCTCCAGACAT TTCAGGAGGTATTGAAATCTACAACGCTGATGGGAAGATCAAGGTGTCCAACACCCTAGAGAGCAGACTGGACCTCATGGCTCAGCAG ATGATGCCTGAGATTCGAGTGGCTCTCTTTGGTCAGAACCAGAACCGCAAGTTTTTGGACTGA
- the ada2b gene encoding adenosine deaminase 2-A, whose product MSGLKKDFHSWFFQPPMTLQNKVVLPSRGRYTITLQLAAVMCCVTVCGGTPDPRQRETMMHQEASRQIGGRVHLTGAEQRLDAHLRKLKEQEMAAAQFPPAFHFFKARPLIHKSPIFSLLQRMPKGAALHIHSSSLVSVDWLVKNITYRPHCYICFTWGRSVRFVFSSRRPFPTWDCLYWQLLKNLRANMVDPTDFDYSLMQNLTLFTEDPDTTYPSQDAVWERFEMVFVAIAGLVTYAPVFKDFLYKGLEQLFHDNIMYLELRTGLSRTYELDGSIHDKAWSLRTYQEVTQQFVAEHPGFLGARLIISVHRLLSVSDVKAAVKEAIQMQKDFPELVAGFDLVGREDRGRPLWFFREALSLPAELGVTLPYFFHAGETDHEGTEVDENILDALLFNTTRIGHGYALAHHPLAKELSRNGNVAVEVCPISNQVLKLVSDLRNHPAAVLMSEGHPMVVSSDDPSLFGTTGLSYDFYEVYVGIGGLRANLGTLKELAINSIRYSSLPSQLKERGLAMWQRTWDKFISENSYSNP is encoded by the exons ATGAGTGGCCTCAAGAAGGATTTCCACAGCTGGTTCTTCCAACCTCCAATGACACTGCAGAACAAGGTGGTTTTGCCCTCTAGAGGGAGGTATACCATCACCCTCCAGTTGGCAGCTGTGATGTGCTGTGTGACGGTATGCGGTGGGACCCCTGACCCCCGTCAGAGGGAGACGATGATGCACCAGGAGGCCTCCAGACAGATAGGGGGTCGTGTGCATCTGACAGGTGCAGAACAGCGGCTCGACGCACACCTTCGCAAGCTAAAAGAACAAGAGATGGCTGCGGCCCAGTTCCCTCCTGCCTTTCACTTCTTCAAGGCACGGCCCCTCATCCATAAGAGTCCCATATTTAGCCTGCTGCAAAGGATGCCCAAAG GGGCAGCTCTCCACATCCACAGCTCATCCCTGGTGAGTGTTGATTGGCTGGTGAAGAACATCACATACAGGCCCCATTGTTACATCTGCTTCACATGGGGCAGGTCTGTACGGTTTGTCTTCTCTAGTCGCCGGCCCTTCCCTACCTGGGACTGCCTCTACTGGCAACTGTTGAAGAACTTGAGAGCCAACATGGTGGATCCTACAGACTTTGACTACAG CTTGATGCAGAACCTCACTCTGTTCACTGAGGATCCAGACACTACCTACCCGAGCCAGGATGCAGTGTGGGAGAGGTTTGAGATGGTATTCGTGGCCATAGCTGGGCTGGTCACCTACGCTCCTGTGTTTAAAGACTTTCTTTACAAGGGCTTAGAACAGCTGTTTCATGACAACATCATGTACCTGGAACTAAGAACTGGACTATCAAGG ACATATGAGCTGGATGGAAGCATCCATGATAAAGCCTGGTCCCTGAGGACTTATCAGGAAGTCACTCAACAGTTTGTGGCTGAACACCCTGGCTTTCTGGGAGCTCGACTCATAATTTCCGTCCATAG GCTTCTAAGTGTGTCTGATGTTAAAGCAGCTGTAAAAGAGGCCATTCAGATGCAGAAGGATTTCCCAGAGTTGGTTGCAGGATTCGACCTG GTTGGCAGGGAGGACAGGGGAAGACCTCTCTGGTTCTTCAGGGAGGCCTTATCTCTACCTGCAGAGCTTGGAGTCACGCTGCCATACTTCTTTCATGCAGGAGAGACTG ACCACGAGGGCACTGAAGTGGATGAAAACATTCTGGATGCCCTACTGTTCAACACCACACGTATTGGGCATGGGTATGCCTTGGCACACCACCCACTGGCAAAGGAGCTCTCCAGGAATGGAAACGTGGCCGTGGAAGTATGCCCCATCTCAAACCAG GTGCTGAAGCTGGTGTCCGACCTAAGGAACCACCCTGCAGCTGTGCTGATGTCTGAGGGCCACCCCATGGTGGTCAGCTCTGATGACCCGTCCCTGTTTGGGACCACTGGGCTTTCCTATGACTTCTATGAGGTGTATGTGGGCATCGGTGGCTTGAGGGCTAACCTGGGCACTCTCAAGGAGCTGGCCATCAACTCCATAAG ATATAGCTCACTGCCATCACAgttgaaggagagagggctggccATGTGGCAGAGGACGTGGGATAAATTCATCTCTGAGAACTCATACAGTAATCCCTGA
- the LOC110500064 gene encoding probable polypeptide N-acetylgalactosaminyltransferase 8 produces MRLGWVRGLAPLLAMAAGILYITSIKWEVHSHEERLKGAHQNESARGQDILKRLEKMEAHIEKLVKSIDNGISLKEGQAVKAPEVKKERKVVKKLYPNSALFTSWGDELSEEEQKEAEGLFQMYGYNAFLSDRLPLNREIPDTRDPKCAKHQYPHDLPTISVVLIYLDEALSIIKRAVRSIIDKTPQRLLKDIILVDDHSSNEDLKEKLDAYISFIHEERPGLVKRVRHKEQLGLTQARLSGWREAEGDVVAILDAHIEAHVEWAEPLLARIKEDRTLVLTPVFDKVQFDDLTVTRYGPAADTFDWALWCMYEPFKPEWYALKDESQPGKSPSIMGILVVDRLFFGEIGALDGGMKIYGGENVELGIRVWLCGGSVEVIPCSKIAHIERAHKPYLPDLSITMKRNALRVAEVWMDDYKHNVNIAWNIPLKDHGIDIGDVSERKKLRKRLNCKPFQWYLDNVYPMLDPLGDLLGYGALVNDQKTDLCIDQGPFPGNTPILYGCHYYGPQNCYYRASREIYIGGIRSHKYDSNRCLVDTGTRTPGLYECKVAQQKGFHMLWDFQQGKAIQNRQTKRCLEIAPGEDTYYQLIIQECSGQHWNIQNLIKDF; encoded by the exons ATGAGGCTAGGCTGGGTTCGAGGGCTGGCCCCTTTGCTGGCCATGGCTGCTGGAATACTCTACATCACATCCATTAAGTGGGAGGTTCATTCTCATGAGGAGAGACTGAAGGGGGCCCATCAGAATGAATCGGCCAGAGGCCAGGACATTCTCAAGAGGCTGGAGAAGATGGAGGCTCACATCGAGAAGCTGG TGAAGTCAATCGACAACGGGATCAGTCTGAAAGAGGGGCAGGCTGTGAAGGCTCCCGAGGTCAAGAAGGAGAGGAAGGTGGTGAAGAAGTTGTACCCCAACTCAGCTCTGTTTACAAGCTGGGGTGATGAGCTCTCAGAGGAGGAGCAGAAAGAGGCAGAGGGGCTGTTTCAGATGTATGGATACAACGCCTTCCTGAGTGACAGACTACCCCTGAACAGGGAAATCCCTGATACTCGCGATCCTAA GTGTGCTAAGCACCAGTATCCCCATGACCTGCCCACCATCAGCGTGGTGTTGATCTACTTGGACGAGGCCCTGTCAATCATCAAGAGAGCTGTCCGCAGCATCATAGACAAGACCCCCCAACGCCTGCTCAAAGACATTATACTGGTGGATGACCACAGCTCCAATG AGGATCTAAAGGAGAAGTTGGATGCCTACATCAGCTTCATCCATGAAGAGCGTCCAGGCCTGGTGAAGAGAGTGAGACACAAAGAGCAGCTCGGTCTCACACAGGCCCGCCTCTCAGGGTGGAGGGAAGCTGAAGGAGATGTGGTGGCCATCTTGGATGCCCACATAGAGGCCCATGTGGAATG GGCGGAGCCTCTGTTAGCTCGGATAAAGGAGGACCGCACGTTGGTGTTGACACCGGTGTTTGACAAAGTCCAATTCGATGACTTGACAGTCACACGTTATGGGCCTGCTGCAGACACCTTTGACTGGGCCCTGTGGTGTATGTACGAGCCCTTCAAACCTGAGTGGTATGCCTTGAAAGACGAGTCACAGCCAGGAAA GAGCCCCTCCATTATGGGCATACTAGTGGTTGATCGCCTGTTCTTTGGGGAAATTGGTGCTCTGGATGGTGGTATGAAGATCTATGGAGGGGAAAATGTTGAACTGGGTATCCGG gtgtggctATGTGGTGGAAGTGTCGAGGTCATACCTTGTTCTAAAATAGCCCACATCGAGAGGGCCCATAAACCCTATCTCCCCGACCTGAGCATTACAATGAAGAGGAATgctctgagagtggctgaggtctGGATGGATGACTACAAACATAATGTCAACATTGCCTGGAACATCCCACTGAAG GATCACGGCATAGACATTGGGGATGTTTCAGAGAGGAAGAAGTTGAGAAAGAGGCTGAACTGCAAACCCTTCCAGTGGTATCTGGATAACGTGTATCCCATGTTAGACCCCCTGGGTGACTTGCTTGGTTATGGAGCT CTGGTCAATGACCAGAAGACGGATCTCTGTATAGATCAAGGCCCATTTCCAGGGAACACACCTATTTTATATGGATGCCATTATTATGGTCCACAG AACTGTTATTATCGAGCAAGTAGGGAGATCTACATTGGAGGCATTAGGTCTCATAAGTACGACAGTAATCGCTGTCTGGTGGACACTGGCACTCGAACCCCAGGACTGTATGAGTGCAAGGTGGCCCAGCAGAAGGGATTCCACATGCTCTGGGACTTCCAACAG GGAAAAGCCATCcagaacagacagacaaagagatgtCTGGAGATTGCCCCAGGGGAGGACACCTACTACCAGCTCATCATTCAGGAGTGTAGTGGGCAGCACTGGAACATACAGAATCTGATTAAAGACTTCTGA